The following proteins are co-located in the Sporolactobacillus pectinivorans genome:
- a CDS encoding glycoside hydrolase family 68 protein produces the protein MMSNKLVKHATAIAITTALLLGGATQTFAKNSVTDNNDYGVSHITRYDMEKIPSQQNNAQFSIPKFDPSTIQNIPSAQGLDVWDSWPLQNADGTVANYQGYHLVFALAGDPNNSNDTHIYLFYQKVGDTSLGSWKNAGKVFTDGDKLVPGDQYLKYQTQEWSGSATLTDNGMVRLFYTDYSGATQDGGSGLGNQVLTTAQVDLSQPDANTLKVDGVEDHKSIFDGGDGSLYQNIQQFQDEGLWNSGDNHTLRDPHFIEDNGHKYLVFEANTGTSDGYQGDQSLNNKAYYGGSDTFFQNDRNNLLQSPKKQLASLANGALGIVELNDDYTVKKVLPPLITANTVTDEIERANVFKLKGKWYLFTDSRGSKMTISGIGDQDIYMLGYVSNSLTGPYKPLNGSGLVLHQNIDPNDTTWTYSHFAIPQTNSNNVVITSYMTNRGLYPDHHSTFAPSFLLNIHGPQTSVVPNSLLSQGQLTSNQ, from the coding sequence ATGATGTCCAATAAGCTCGTCAAGCATGCAACGGCGATAGCCATTACAACGGCACTGTTACTGGGTGGTGCAACTCAGACGTTTGCCAAAAACAGTGTGACTGATAACAACGATTATGGTGTTTCTCATATCACGCGTTATGACATGGAGAAAATACCTTCACAACAAAATAACGCACAATTCAGCATCCCTAAGTTTGATCCGTCAACGATACAAAATATACCTTCTGCGCAAGGGCTGGATGTATGGGACAGCTGGCCGCTGCAAAACGCAGACGGCACTGTGGCTAATTATCAGGGGTATCACCTTGTTTTTGCCTTGGCAGGTGATCCGAACAACAGCAATGACACGCATATCTATTTATTCTATCAAAAGGTCGGCGATACGTCGCTTGGCAGCTGGAAAAATGCAGGAAAAGTGTTTACGGATGGTGATAAGCTGGTACCCGGCGATCAGTATCTGAAGTATCAGACGCAGGAATGGTCAGGTTCCGCTACTTTAACCGATAACGGCATGGTTCGGCTGTTTTACACAGACTACTCCGGCGCAACGCAGGATGGCGGGAGCGGCTTGGGTAATCAAGTGTTAACAACAGCGCAAGTCGATTTATCCCAACCGGATGCGAATACACTCAAAGTTGATGGAGTAGAAGACCACAAATCGATCTTTGACGGCGGGGACGGATCGCTCTACCAAAATATCCAGCAGTTCCAGGATGAAGGTTTGTGGAACTCCGGCGATAACCACACGCTGAGAGATCCTCATTTTATTGAGGATAACGGTCATAAGTATCTTGTTTTTGAAGCCAATACGGGGACGTCGGATGGCTATCAGGGCGACCAATCGCTAAATAATAAAGCTTACTACGGTGGCAGTGATACGTTCTTCCAAAATGATAGAAATAATCTGTTACAGAGTCCTAAGAAACAGCTTGCCTCTCTGGCAAATGGTGCATTGGGCATTGTCGAATTAAACGATGACTATACAGTGAAGAAAGTGTTGCCGCCTCTCATTACGGCCAATACGGTAACTGATGAAATTGAGCGTGCCAACGTTTTTAAACTGAAGGGGAAATGGTATTTATTTACAGATTCCCGGGGATCTAAGATGACTATCAGCGGAATCGGTGACCAAGACATTTATATGCTGGGCTATGTATCCAATTCATTGACTGGACCGTATAAACCGTTAAATGGAAGCGGGCTTGTATTGCATCAGAACATAGATCCGAATGATACGACCTGGACATACTCCCACTTCGCTATACCGCAAACGAATAGTAATAATGTAGTCATTACAAGTTACATGACGAATAGAGGTCTCTATCCGGATCATCATTCAACCTTTGCGCCAAGCTTTTTACTAAATATTCATGGCCCGCAAACGTCGGTTGTACCGAACAGCCTTCTTTCACAAGGACAGCTGACATCAAATCAGTAA